A region of Diospyros lotus cultivar Yz01 chromosome 3, ASM1463336v1, whole genome shotgun sequence DNA encodes the following proteins:
- the LOC127796264 gene encoding protein TIFY 9-like — protein sequence MPASAVEHDFFRMEKHASSSATAKLFDRRRSLRDIQSVVSKLNPELLKTLIASTGSVHHSPKSSENCGLFFPKSVPSTPKLEETHFPTFPAYTPNIGAKTCSVPESSPLTIFYNGTVVVFHVSKDKAESILKLAEEQVSKASEETADTKLAMSSTHRTQLLDSLSGDLPIARRKSLQRFLEKRKGRLNEAASPYGSPSALGK from the exons ATGCCGGCATCGGCGGTGGAACACGATTTCTTCCGCATGGAGAAACACGCCAGCTCCTCCGCTACCGCCAAGCTCTTCGATCGTCGAAGAAGCCTTCGAG ATATTCAGAGCGTCGTCTCCAAGCTGAACCCTGAGCTCCTGAAGACTCTGATTGCTTCAACTGGTTCCGTACATCACAGCCCCAAATCGTCAGAAAATTGTGGCCTCTTCTTCCCAAAATCGGTTCCCTCTACGCCGAAGCTCGAAGAGACTCACTTTCCTACTTTTCCCGCCTATACTCCTAACATCGG GGCGAAGACTTGCAGTGTTCCTGAATCAAGTCCTCTGACAATTTTCTACAACGGAACTGTGGTCGTTTTCCATGTTTCCAAGGACAAG GCAGAGAGTATCCTGAAACTGGCGGAGGAGCAAGTCTCCAAGGCCTCTGAGGAAACAGCAGATACGAAACTTGCAATGTCTTCAACCCATCGAACTCAGCTGCTGGATTCTCTCAGTGgcg ATCTACCAATCGCCCGGCGAAAGTCGCTCCAACGATTTCTGGAAAAGCGCAAAGGGCG GCTTAATGAAGCAGCGTCGCCTTATGGCAGCCCCTCCGCGTTGGGCAAATAG